atttttttaaattctttaattGATATAAGACTATAGTCACACTTTGATCACATAAAGAAATTAATCTACGCTTCGCGTAGATGCACTACAAACCGATATTAAGtacattaaacattttttaaacacgaTAAATGTACCTACGAACAAGTTAAACTAATAAAAGTATTTGCTAGATATAACATTTGTTTTGTAGATTTGACAAAACACTAAAGCAGTTGACACTGACATATGAAGTTTGTCATTGTAGGTTAATGTAATTCCAgttgactttttttataatttagcTTTAATTATTCCAAGTAGATACCTTTCTGTAGGATGTAGGGgttgtatatttttctaaattagtATAATCGGCTTTATCTTGAAATAATATGCGCCGAAAAATGTATTattgcataaaaaataatttcttcattatttcattCAGATAGCTGTATTTAAATTTCGctttaaaaatttagtaaataataaattgaaatacaaGTTTTGTTAGTTACTAatcatgaaattaataaatatttgccGATTTAAATGcgaattgtattttttcttcatcaaaatTAGCTTGTCGATTATAGGCATAAGAccaatcaaaaagaaaataagaagaTTGCATTAAATTTCAGTGTATTTatctgtaaattttttgttctaagGCATTAAGACTAATCTTGCCAACTGTCAGTGTCAGCTctgtaatttaaaatatatgcTTTCTTGGTATAATattgtgtttaaaaaatttttggtgaattaaaaaaacgattttccTATTGGATATAGTAAAGGCTATTGTGCGAGTGGGAAAGTATCCACAATTAAGTTTGACAAAGTCTCGTTAACTAAAAATTCCTAGATGGCGTAAAGACCACATCCTGTAAAGTCTGTtattgattttgtatataaacaCAATTTACCAAATTAGATTTATAAATCAAGCATTCAATTTGcgcaattaaattaattaggTGTTATTAGTAAGAACTATTAATTTAGATCGTCTTTAAAATGTCCGAAGAATTGAGAAAACGACATGTCGGCGAAGAAAATGTAAGTAAGACAGTAtatgtaaatttcaaattacgCTTTTATTGTAAACATGACAATAATAGACTATacaattgaaaagtttcaataaataattttggtaattatcattaaatttttgactGTAAAAATGAGATTTTATACAATTCTTTGGCTTTATAGTTTTCAAGAGTTAAAAAATTAACTTGGATACACTTAAAAAGATGTATTTTAGGTTACTAGGAAAAGTGTACatcaaactaaaatataaatgattgCTATAGATTCACAATTCATGTTAACttcatttttgttgtttatgtattaatcaaaataaatactgaaatatgcttatttttgtattaattttttacaattgttattttcatcacTATTTTCAGCTTTACACCCATCCAAAAAACTCAGAAATATCCATTGATTTTAGTGAGTGTATTTCCCATTAGTTATTGATCCGTATAAAAAACTACCTGGTTTAAATTGGAATAGAATCATTATGAATttgattattcatttatattttatatatgtgcTATACGCAGCTCTTTTAGGCCCATCTTTCCTATTTTAGCTTTCGTTTTCCAGTCCTGAAATCCTCTCTTTTTATATCTTTCATCACCTCTGTTTACCATATTAGTCATGCTTGTCCAAATAAATTctgtatttcattatttgtttttctgagCCATAATTCTCTCTCATTTTTACCTCTTAGTATCTTCCTGagtattttcctttattttttatttatcttcactTCATTTGCTTTGTTACTCCTCTGTTGGTCTTATTATGGTTTTGTACAGATGTAGCCTCGCATTTCTGGAGATTTTTATGGAACTTATTATTCCCAGTTGTTTACTTCCACCCCAAGATTTAGATAATCTTGAACTTCTAAGTTTATTACTTTTTCATTCAgttgtttaaaaaaacaattttatgtaCAATTATATCGAACAGCATGGTGGataacttatatatatatatatatatatatatatatatatatatatatatatatatatatatatatatatatatatatatatttatttatttatagacaGACCCAAAACTTGTTAGGGCAGAGTCAAATAGCAGTACTGAAAATCTTGTAGGGAATTTAAGGGATAGTGAGGTAAATATTGATGGTTTATGAATGTTTATCTATCAGTCTCACTtgattatattgatttttagatTGACAGTGAGGATGATAAAAATGGTAGAAAAGCAAGTATTGATTTGTCGGGAACCATTCCCATAGGTACAAACAAAGCACCATTTCTTTTGGAAACGGTGCTTCAAGATTTACCTGACAGATGGAGAAATTGGGTAGTACGAGGTGTCTTTAGTTTTCTTATGCTGACTTTTTTCTTTGTCGTAATATATGGAGGACCTTTAGCGCTTATGATTACAGTAAGATTTTGTTATactaaaaaatgttcattaagtATAACCTCTAGTATATCATTTAAGTTAATAATTAACAGTCtagtttcatattttatctCAAATTATAATTGTTGTACAGGAAATGTGAACTTATTTCAAGGAAATCTTATCTGCTTGGATATATTTATAAGCCTTGTTgaaattaagtttttaattaCCAGGTACAAAATAAAACgttcatttaaaaaatgattagaaatttatttattattatactatttGATCTAATTTTGTAATTCATTTGATTAacatttatctataaaaaaaaatttgttgaatcatCAGCTTCCTGggtatttgttaaaaaaaatgttatctaGAACtatgttaaaaaacaaaattttttgtttggttaAAACATATATCAAACAAACCATGGGTATGATTGTATGTAAATTTTGACCTCTGTTCCAtctaataaatcaattattcatatatttgccGTTATTTCATCAAGCAATACTTAGAAaggagaattatttttataattaaaacatatattaattattttagacACAAATGTTTATAACCTAATTTGTGTtacaatttatcataaatttaaatgataGTGTATTCGTTACCCAATTAATAGTTTGAGATCATTAATTTCtgttaatatacaaatataatttatataatggaACAAAAGTTAATGTTTGTAGTTGCTAGACCTTTCTTACTTAGTACTAGATATTATCATTAGTTCATGGTtctaaatcgttttgattttaggtctcttctgttttgaaattagttttttttataatttttgaaaaatagataaaaatttgactttttgactactttcagtctttatcaaaatatgatttgacactgGCAATTggtgtatttatattaatcaatagatcacctacatcatgaatatcaaaatcaaaatagaaatctgttttaacaataaaaattgattttaaagcTTAAAAGGTAATCAATTTAATTGCCTATGTCTGGTTTTGTGATGGTATATAATCAGTAGAAGAACTACTTATATTCTCCAATGGTGCTCTTACAATGTTTGGAAGTGTAAAAGCAtttgtgaaagaaaaattttacaaagagACTGTAGAgtctaaacctaacctaaccttaataaaagatttttatttcaaaattatttttgaaaatactctaAATTTATAACTCCAAGAACCAGAGATGGCGTTTTTGTGGTAAATTTGAGATGCAGAGGtgaaaatttaactaaaaataattacaaatgttGGTAAATGTAAATGAGTGGTCTCAAAACATATTGGGAAGAATAACAGTACGTGAAAGttgtttttgaaacaataaagtCATTTAGCCCTATGAGCATGGGATTTACCCAGTTATAAAGAAAGTTCTGACTGTGTTAGCTTTTGTAAACTGCGtggataataaaaaacattttacaacaGATTCAAGtctaagaaattattttatttgttaatttttagaCTTTGGTAGTACAAGTGAAatgttttcaagaaataattaacATTGGATACACTGTCTACCGTATTCATGGTCTTCCATGGTTTAGATCATTGTCATGGTACTTTTTAATCAcctcgaattattttttttatggagAAAGTCTTGTCGAATACTTTGGTGTAGTCATTAATCGAACGGTAAGTATGAAgcataatttttacaattttttaaaaataaatcagtaagttcagtttggaaatatttttaaaaacaaggtggctaaataaattattattgtatctcATATAGGGAAAATCTATGATGATCGTCAGGAGATTTATTTTATTGcaatagataattttgaatatacagtattttgttttcttatttggCTACCTagtacaatatttataattatttttcaggaATATTTGCGCGTTTTAGTTACCTACCACAGATTTATATCGTTTTCTTTATACTGCTGCGGTTTTGTACTTTTTGTTCTGAGTCTAGTCAAAAAGTATTACATGAAGCAATTCTCTTTGTTCGCTTGGACTCACGTGGCCCTTCTAATAGTTGTCACTCAATCTTATTTGATCATTCAGAATATATTCGAAGGACTCATATGGTTTATAGTACCGGTATCAATGATCATATGTAATGATATAATGGCGTAtgtttttggattcttttttgGTAAAACGCCATTAATTAAATTGTCTCCGAAGAAAACTTGGGAGGGTTTCATTGGTGGAGGAATATCTACTGTTGTGTTTGGATTTGCggtaagtttattttaatttattattaagaacatatttaagcaaaaaatgAGTTGGTATCATTTAACTTTATGTATACAGGGTTCATCATGATGAATGacttttctgaaaatttgtatacaacagtttttttggtattaaagttcaatataaagttatttaattttttttgtttaacaggggcagtattttacaaaaaaaaacatttttaggtAACACTAGTATGTGGTGGGATTCGGTACAAAATAACAGTTGTACTGGCAGTTCTTGATTCTAGGCACCTCATATGTTGTCAAgacaaaaattatgatttaatatattttttttccacagATATCTTACGTCATGTGCCGTTATCCATATTTTGTTTGCCCGATTGAGTATAGCGAAGCATTGGGACGTATGACAATGGAATGTGAACCTGGTATTTTATTCAGACCTACCAATTACAAGTTACCAGATTTTTTAACCGCGGTAAAAACATTTCTGAATTAGAATTTATAATTcgatttatcaaatattttttttttaattgtttcagtTCGGTTTGGTGGACAGTATATCTCTTTATCCGTTCACGCTGCATTCTTTGTCATTATCAGTCTTCAGCAGTGTGATCGGTCCGTTCGGAGGATTTTTCGCGTCAGGTTTTAAGAGAGCATTCAAAATTAAGGATTTTGGCGACGTCATACCAGGACATGGAGGTATAATGGATCGATTCGATTGTCAATTCCTAATGGCGACGTTCGTGAACGTTTACATAAGTAGTTTTATACAAAGGGACAGTCCGCAGAAATTGCTGACGCAAGTTCTCTATCTAAAGCCCGAACAACAGCTTCAACTATTTCATATGTTGAAGGATAGTTTGGAATcgcgaaatattttattacccaACATTTAAGTTGCATTTTTATAGCCAGTTGCACTGACATTATTTTAATTCGATAGCTCCAAAATGATATATCTATCAAAATGTCGATAATTGAatgtttaatttcaattctgGTGTCTTACAGTTTGTTAGTTGTCTCGAAATGTTGTTTtcgaacagttttttttttctaaaataatgtcATTGTCGGCTGCTgttatttattccattttataaattgaaaacaaaatatatatatacgaatatatttatttatttgtgccATTAAATTTGTTAGATTTATAATTGATATCTACGAAGTGTGTCTAAAAGGTTCAGTGAATGGTAttcgataaaaacaaaataatcgtCATCGTACTCAACACACTTTTAACAATGTTCATAAAGCTTTTGAAAATTCGCAGAAAATCCCTTTTCCAGATTCGATCGTTGTCCTCGGACGACCGAGATATCCGCAAAATTTGCCCCTTTCAGAACATCGCAGATCTGGGAAGTCTTTTTTGTCCAAGACTTCCTCTTCccgttctttttttttctttatttcctgTCCTTTTTTAGTTAGTTCTTTTATATCTCCTATCAGTTTCGTTGCCATTGTATTGTCTTGTCCTTTTAGAACCTCTTTTATTCGATGAAAAAAACAGGATTTTTTATCTAAGACTGCGTCGATTCTCTCATTTTCccatttagtattttaaatacTTCCTCTTCCCGTGCTTTGTCCTTCATTTCCTGGTAAATTAGCAATCCACCACCCGCACTAATTTTTTTCAgcttttcagtttttcttctttttacatTTTCCCCAATTTGTCTCTTCTTTTTTAGTTAGTTTCGCTGCCTTTGTATTGTCGCCcattattaacataaattcctcaaattttttacttctttcttcttttttgtcttcttttttatccGCGTCCAAGATAATGGACAACAATGCCTCGTCGGCGGTGTTTAGCTTGACAATTTCTTCCGTACCCTCTTCTTCctctattattaaaattgacTGCTTCGGGTCAGATCTACTAAACGTTTTTTTACCTTCCTCCACCGCTTTAGTGGTTCCTCTTCAAACCTAGATCTTCTGAATTAATCCTCTACGGTCCTCTTCCTCATCTCCGGCGAGGCGAGGCAGTGCGTGCTTACCTCGCTAAAACAGACTACCTGGGAGGTCGCCAGGTACCCCAGAGGTACCATTCGAGTCTGTATAACGCCCAGCCATTCATCCCCTAACCACTGTAACTAATAATATAGGGTTACGGATCGAGGTATACTCCTCTAGGTCTCTGGGATCCGTGAGTGATTATTAGAGAACACATTTGTTCCTTACTTATCATCTATGCGGTTGGTTCATCTGTCGTGTTTTCTCTTACAAAATGGAGATATCCAAGACGGATCACACCTTCCGGTGAGCCATTAGGATAGGACATATCCCCCTCCCCAAAGACTCCATCGAGTTATTGGGGTTCGTAGTTTATACTTAATTGTGGGTAGTCAAGGGGCCGTCGAGCCCCACCAAAGGCTGAGGATTTGGAGTGAATCACTTTCGGCCTCCTCCATTTGACCTTTTCAGGTAGCTCTGCTCAACTGTAGCATAACATGTCGGATGATCTAGAACGAATTTCTGTTGGTACCATTGTTGTCAAAGAAAATTGGAATTTGACAGAAGGTTAACTACATTGGATCGGACCGGATCGAACTAGTAGCACCAGGTGTCATCTCATTTGATGATGGTTAGCTTGACTATAGCGGCTTCGACAGTAGTTCCCTTGACGTCCCCAAAACCATTTTTAAACACACCAGGTTGCGGTTTATGTCTTTTCCAGTTTCACCAACGTTTCTTATTTATCTGGAGGTATTCAATCATTGCATGGTGACACAACCTCTTGTTCGACTGCCCGTAACGGGTTTTCCCATTATACCATCGAGGCTATTTGGCGATCCTTAATATGTCTCCGGATCGTCATGTACAAGCGCGTGCTCGTGGCGGAccattcatcaaattttttcgacatacctcgtatatttatacataatttattgtttcgttgaattatttttattttatttattgatctctaggcttcaatatattttttggtgtACATATAAAGTCCTTTGTCGGGGAagatatatacagtgtgtcgtAGGAAAACTAGACATACCATTGGTATTTCCTGTTAATAGAAGTAATCTCATAAGATCTTTATTACCGTTATATCGACAATAGTTTacggtttttttatatttttgttgatagttgaaaacattttttcggTTCTGATTGATCCTACTGACAgcgccaattataaatttgaaaattttcgtttttgattctgtatttatgtttttttttcagttgaggttAATACTGGAATATTTAATATAGGAAGTATTATTTTTACGTGCTGTAAAACATTTCTGTGAATACAGGGTGATTATTTAAATACCAAAGTGACTAATACATGGTGTAATCGGTAAATCTGGATTTTATATTTACCAAAATAAGCTTGTgttagtttttaatcaattattttcattgcattgcttctatgaattttttttgtaattatttgaattgtATTTGTCTATGTTCTAGCAGATAATTGTGGTGATTAGAGCTCCCATAAAGTGCATTTTAAACACACACTAGAGTTCCGCTAAAAGGGTGAAATTAAACAGTTTCGTACTGTCTTTAGTAGCAAAACGACAGTgactttttaagaaaaattagacGAAGCAATTGAACAATGTTATTGACAGTAACTAATCATTTACTTCTAGTTGCAGTTTCTTATATTCTCAATAACTGCGAAAAAACTGTTAGCGGACATTGAAGTAGCTATTAAATACCTTGAGCGGTACAATCTGCACCAGGATTTAAAATGGACAAACAACTGGCAACTGTGTTATCCTGATGAAATCCTTCTGTAACGTTATGTACAGAAACCAAAAGAAACCTTGATTGGATCGTGCCTTGTACCAAGACTGGTTTGAAAGATTACCACCCCCTAGTGCTTTGTTACTCATGGACAAATCGCAATCCAGAAGAAATGAAACTTCTTTGCGGTGGTATCAAACCCTCTTAACGTCACTTTAATTGTGCAGCCCTTGAACTAAGAAAAATACTTCTCCGAAGGGAATTAGGGACTGATAATGTTGCATAGAAAAATCATCATCAAATATGTCATTAACTGGGTAGCAGAAGAGATTTTTGCAGATATCATGGACTGGTTTAGAGTTTGTCTAAATGCAACTTCTTCAACTAGTGAAAACAACCAAATTGCAGGAATGCAGAAGAAGACTTTGACGGAGAGTAGTCGACTGTGGAATTGTACGTTGATCAAGGCTGATCTCCATGCAGTTGACGGTGAGGAGGAAGGGAATAAACAGATTCCAGTCGGTGTCTTTGATCTGGGCTACGTCGAGGCTGATCTCCATGCAGTTGACGGTGAGGAGGAAGGGAATAAACAGATTCCAGTCAGTGCGTTTGATCTGGGCTACATCGAGGCTAATCTCCATGCAGTTGACGGTAAGGAGGAAGGGAATAAACAGATTCCAGTCGGTGTCTTTGATCTGGGCTACGTCGAGGCTGATCTCCATGCAGTTGACGGTGAGGAGGAAGGGAATAAACAGATTCCAGTCAGTGCGTTTGATCTGGGCTACATCGAGGCTAATCTCCATGCAGTTGACGGTGAGGAGGAAGGGAATAAACAGATTCCAGTCGGTGTCTTTGATCTGGGCTAAGTCGAGCAACATTTTGAGTCAACGCCACTGATAATGTATTAATGGCGTCGGCAAAAAATTACATCTCCAAGTTATTCAATGAATTTTGTCCAACTATATTACTGTCTATAAATTTTGCtggtcgataattttttttgtcgaaaatTGGCGGGACTCTAGTGTACTATCTTTGTGGTATCCAAACGATCAGTTTGACTTGTTATAGGTTGAAGGAGACTGCTTAAAACCTTCCAAAAATGGAAGTACAAAACCGTTTGAGTGCTGCGGGATGTATACTGACACAGATCTATAGCGAAATGATTTATTATGTGCAAATAAAACAACTAACAATGCAGAGTTTGTTGTTGTTTGTGATTTTTCGTTttcatcaaatcaaattgtttcTTGTTGTTCTAGCTGTACAGTAGAAGCTCCTCACTCGCGCTAAATTTCTTTAGTCGCGGATCTAATCGGTACAATGTATTCCAATAGGTATCCGACTCAA
The window above is part of the Diorhabda sublineata isolate icDioSubl1.1 chromosome 3, icDioSubl1.1, whole genome shotgun sequence genome. Proteins encoded here:
- the LOC130441615 gene encoding phosphatidate cytidylyltransferase, photoreceptor-specific; the encoded protein is MSEELRKRHVGEENTDPKLVRAESNSSTENLVGNLRDSEIDSEDDKNGRKASIDLSGTIPIGTNKAPFLLETVLQDLPDRWRNWVVRGVFSFLMLTFFFVVIYGGPLALMITTLVVQVKCFQEIINIGYTVYRIHGLPWFRSLSWYFLITSNYFFYGESLVEYFGVVINRTEYLRVLVTYHRFISFSLYCCGFVLFVLSLVKKYYMKQFSLFAWTHVALLIVVTQSYLIIQNIFEGLIWFIVPVSMIICNDIMAYVFGFFFGKTPLIKLSPKKTWEGFIGGGISTVVFGFAISYVMCRYPYFVCPIEYSEALGRMTMECEPGILFRPTNYKLPDFLTAFGLVDSISLYPFTLHSLSLSVFSSVIGPFGGFFASGFKRAFKIKDFGDVIPGHGGIMDRFDCQFLMATFVNVYISSFIQRDSPQKLLTQVLYLKPEQQLQLFHMLKDSLESRNILLPNI